One part of the Rhodopirellula islandica genome encodes these proteins:
- a CDS encoding SCO family protein, with translation MKIFTHVTLILVAGIALGLFARQLRRSAAPADGPGEGEVIYGNDNAVVDNATLRPEDIANDTPTKPPEDVAWLSEFELLERSGEMVSTDDLKGAPYVVSFFFSTCPSICVSQNQKLKELQDEFAGRGVRFVAISVDPETDTPEVLQEYAARFGADPDQWLFLTGDLNYIRRIGAEIFQQPVNKQFHTERFVLVDADGKIEGFYNWPEKRQLEELKASIESMLQEEASSKKS, from the coding sequence ATGAAAATCTTCACTCACGTCACTCTGATTCTCGTTGCCGGAATTGCTCTCGGGCTGTTCGCACGCCAGCTCCGCCGATCCGCCGCTCCAGCGGATGGGCCGGGTGAGGGCGAGGTGATTTATGGCAACGACAACGCGGTGGTCGATAACGCGACGCTTCGGCCGGAAGACATTGCCAACGACACCCCCACCAAACCACCGGAAGACGTCGCATGGCTCAGTGAATTTGAACTGCTCGAACGCAGCGGCGAGATGGTCTCCACCGATGACCTGAAGGGCGCACCCTATGTCGTCAGCTTCTTCTTCAGCACTTGCCCCAGCATTTGCGTTTCTCAGAACCAGAAACTGAAGGAGCTGCAGGACGAGTTTGCGGGGCGTGGCGTTCGCTTCGTCGCGATTTCGGTTGATCCCGAAACGGACACGCCGGAAGTCCTTCAAGAGTACGCGGCGCGGTTCGGTGCCGATCCAGACCAGTGGTTGTTCTTGACCGGCGACCTGAATTACATCCGCCGGATCGGGGCGGAAATTTTCCAGCAACCAGTCAACAAACAATTTCATACCGAACGTTTTGTGCTGGTCGATGCCGACGGAAAAATCGAGGGCTTCTACAACTGGCCTGAAAAACGTCAACTGGAGGAATTGAAAGCGAGCATCGAATCCATGCTCCAGGAAGAAGCCTCCTCGAAGAAGTCTTGA
- a CDS encoding DUF420 domain-containing protein: MWDTLAANLPHLNAALNLIATIFLALGLYYIKNGRAKIHKQMMLRAFGVSMLFLLCYLFHKFALYQSTGEFNRRFPADAPDAARYTYLSILIPHILLAIAVPFLALRAIYLAKNGRIVAHKKLVRFAYPIWMYVSVTGVLVYLMLYQLYA, encoded by the coding sequence ATGTGGGATACACTGGCGGCCAATTTGCCGCACCTCAACGCGGCCTTGAATTTGATCGCCACGATCTTTCTGGCCCTCGGTCTGTACTACATCAAGAACGGACGGGCGAAGATTCACAAGCAAATGATGCTCCGCGCGTTTGGCGTCAGCATGCTGTTTCTGCTGTGCTACCTGTTCCACAAATTCGCGTTGTATCAATCGACGGGCGAGTTCAACCGGCGGTTTCCAGCGGACGCTCCCGATGCGGCTCGGTACACGTACCTGTCGATTCTGATCCCGCACATTTTACTGGCCATCGCCGTGCCCTTTTTGGCCCTCCGAGCGATTTACTTGGCCAAGAATGGCCGCATCGTGGCTCACAAGAAGCTGGTGCGGTTTGCGTATCCGATTTGGATGTACGTATCGGTCACCGGCGTACTGGTTTACTTGATGCTTTACCAACTGTACGCATGA
- a CDS encoding zinc metallopeptidase → MGIYFLFVLPPFLLGLYAQWKVKSSFAAMAKVPARMSGAEAARRMLDRAGLQSIGIERVAGKLSDHYDPRAKVLRLSEDVYSGRSMAALGVACHEAGHAFQDAQHYAPLVVRNIAVPAANFGSGIGATLLFIGAIMSFQPLMWIGVILFSAVVFFQVVNLPVEFNASSRAREHLVEYGLITAQEERYVAKVLNAAALTYVAATLQSIMTLAYYLLILTSGRRSD, encoded by the coding sequence ATGGGTATCTACTTCCTGTTTGTTTTGCCTCCGTTCTTGCTGGGTTTGTACGCTCAGTGGAAGGTGAAATCGTCGTTTGCGGCGATGGCGAAAGTGCCGGCGCGCATGTCGGGTGCCGAAGCAGCTCGCCGAATGCTGGACCGAGCCGGATTGCAATCGATCGGGATCGAACGCGTGGCGGGCAAATTATCGGACCACTACGATCCGCGAGCCAAAGTCTTGCGGCTCAGCGAGGACGTTTACTCGGGCCGATCCATGGCTGCGCTCGGCGTGGCGTGCCACGAAGCCGGGCACGCATTCCAGGACGCTCAACACTACGCGCCCTTGGTCGTTCGCAACATTGCCGTTCCCGCCGCCAATTTTGGCAGCGGAATCGGTGCGACGTTGTTGTTCATCGGTGCGATCATGTCATTCCAACCGTTGATGTGGATCGGCGTGATTCTGTTCTCGGCCGTCGTGTTTTTTCAGGTTGTCAATTTGCCGGTGGAATTCAATGCATCCAGCCGTGCTCGAGAACACCTGGTCGAGTATGGTTTGATCACGGCGCAGGAAGAACGCTATGTCGCAAAGGTTCTGAACGCTGCCGCGTTGACTTACGTTGCCGCGACATTGCAATCCATCATGACGCTGGCATATTACCTCCTGATTCTCACCAGTGGCCGACGCAGTGATTGA